CTCCGGCACCTGTAGCAATTAACGTTGTTACTACAGCAGTAGGAAATGCACTTCCTACTACAGAACTTGGAAATGCAACAGCTCCAACCAAGACAGTTTCTCTTGATCTTTTCACTATCACACCTGCCCAGCTAGTATCTGTGGTAACTGATACAGTAGTAAATGCACCAACGGGTGGCGAAGTAGTTATTGAGACCAATACAGAAGCTTGTCTTGATAAGAATATGGTAAATGCCTTTACACAGAGACCTGACGTAGCAATTAACATAGTATTTAAGAATAAGCTTGGACAGAAGCTCAGAGTTACTATTCCGGCTGGTTATCCTGTAACAACACTTCTTGATGCTAATGGTTATTGCGGATATATGCATCTTGTAGATATATTCGGAGCTACGATATTATCAGAATAAGTTATTATTCTTATTAAGAAACAATTATATGATGAAATATAAGTAATAGTAATCAATAAAAAATCGTCACCTTCATGATCCCTTGCAGATATAATCTGCAGGGGATTATTTAATGCAAAAAAATAAATCTATAGTGCAAACTCATTGATTAAGCTATAAGAATTTGAAATAATTTCATTTCATCCAGTTATTCATGTTATTATTCTGAAGTAGGTAAAAGTAGCAATATAATTCCAATAAATAAAGTCAACTATTAATTATGGCAAATGACATAGTTAATAGACTTATATCTCAATGAAATGGAGTAATAGATAAATGGATCATTTTTACTTTGTAAGACATGGTGAAACCGTGTGGAATGTAGAAAACAAGATATGCGGAGCGACAGATATTGAGCTTACTGAAAGAGGGCATCTGCAGGCTATAGAGACAGGGCGTAAGATTCTGGATATGGGAATCCATGCAGATATTATCCTGACATCACCTCTTGTAAGAGCCAAAGAGACAGCCAGACATATTTCTGAGATAACAGGCATTCCAATGGAAGTTGAGCCTCGAGTAATAGAACAGAATTTTGGAATTTGGGAATCGACTCCCCGTGATGGAAAAGAGTTCCATGAGGCCAAAAAAGATATGGCATGCCGCTTTGGAACGGGAGAATCTATGCTTCAAATGGCTCAGAGAATCTATAATCTTCTCGATGATATCAAGGCAGGAGATAAGGAAGTTATCCTTGTAGCCCACAATGGTATCGTCAGGATTGTCGAATCGTATTTCAGGGACATGAATAATGAGGAATTCTCTTCATGCGGTATCCAGAACTGCGAAATCAAGAAATATATTTTTACAAATCCATGATAACTGAATATTGCAGTTAGTACTAATTTCTGCGAATCATAATAATTTATCATATGAATTATTTGGATAAATTAAATCAATGAAAACAGTGCAATAGAGCTTAGAAATGACTAAGAAATAGTATATATTTACGATAAATTGAGTTATAATTTAATAGGGTTACGTTATATTTTTAACACAATTTAGAAGGAGGATTTTTCTTATGTCACGTTTCACACTACCAAGGGATATCTACCACGGAAAGGGAGCGCTGGAAGCTCTTAAGACTCTCGAAGGTAAAAGAGCTATCGTATGTGTTGGTGGAAGCTCCATGAAAAAAGGAGGATTCCTTCAGAAGGTAGAAGATTACCTTAAGGAAGCCGGTATGGAAGTTGAGCTGTTTGAGGGAATTGAGCCGGATCCATCTGTTGAGACAGTTATGAAAGGTGCTGAGGCTATGCAGAAGTTCCAGCCTGACTGGATTGTTGCAATAGGCGGTGGATCACCTATCGATGCTGCCAAGGCTATGTGGATCAAATACGAGTATCCTGAGACTACTTTTGAAGATATGTGCAAGGTATTCGGACTTCCTAAGCTTCGTACAAAAGCTCATTTCTGTGCAATTCCATCTACATCCGGAACAGCTACAGAGGTTACAGCTTTTTCAATCATCACTGATTATCAGAAGGGTATCAAGTATCCTATAGCTGACTTTGAGATTACACCAGATGTTGCTATTGTTGATCCTGAACTCACACATACAATGCCAATCAAGCTTGTAGCTCATACCGGTATGGATGCCATGACCCATGCTATTGAGGCCTATGTTTCTACAGCTAATTGTGATTATACAGATGGACTTGCAATTCATGCAATTGAGATGATCCAGGCTAATCTTGTTAAATCCTATAATGGTGATATGGAATCAAGAGATGCTATGCACAACGCTCAGTGCCTTGCCGGAATGGCATTTTCAAATGCTCTTCTTGGAATTGTTCATTCTATGGCACATAAGACAGGTGCTGTTTTTGCAGATAAAGGAGCTCATATTATTCATGGTGCTGCTAATGCTATGTACCTTCCTAAGGTTATCGCATTTAATGCCAAGGATGAGACTGCTAAAAAGCGCTATGGCGTAATTGCAGATTATATGCATCTTGGCGGATCAAATGATGATGAGAAGGTTAAACTCCTCATTGATTACCTGCGCAAGATGAATGATGACCTTAACATCCCTCACAGCATCAATCACTATGGTGCAGATGGACTTCCTGCAGATCAGGGCTTTGTTGCAGAGGATGTATTCCTTGAAAGACTCCATGACATCGCAGCAAATGCAATTCTTGATGCATGTACAGGATCTAACCCTCGTCAGCCTAGTCAGGAAGAAATGGAGAAGCTCCTTAAGTGCTGCTATTATGATACAGAAGTAGATTTCTAATTGCTTTTTTGTCATTAACTATATTTAATATAAGCGCCCTTGTAGTATTTTCTACAGGGGCGTTTTGTTTTGTTCAATAGGACTTTGAAAATGTGTCTTGCGCAATAGCCAGAAAAAAACATATCGATGAGATATTTTTTTTGATTCTTGAAACATAATTCGTCACTTGTCTGTAGTAATTATAGAATGATATAATTTCACTTGTGCGTTTTCGCATGAGGATTTTTTTTAAGGAGATTAAAAAGATATGAAAAAAATTGTTGCAAGTGTTTTATGTGGGGTGATGGCCATATCTATGCTGGCCGGATGTGGTAAAGATAATGCAAAAGCTGCAGATACAGAAGCCGTTGCTGTTGAAACATCTTCTGAAGCTACGTCGGATTCTGCCGAGAGTGTTGAGCAAGCATCATTGGACGACACTCAGGCTTCAGAAGAAGCTTCTACTAACGAGGAAGCCAACAAATATGATATTTCAGTCATCGCAAGAACAGCTGATCTTGGTGATGATGTTCTGATGCTTGATTTCGCATTTACAAACAATTCAGATGAGGAAATGTCACTTTACAGACTGTATGATAAAGCTACTCAGAATGGAGTAGAACTTGATGAAACAGCATCTACCGGAATCAATGATCTCAGGAAAAAGGATGAAGTTTTCTATCTTTCAGAAAAAACTCTTCCCGGTGAAACCAAGAATCTTAGAATTGTATACAAATTAACTGATCTTAATACACCTGTTGTAGTAGAAGGTAAAGACGGAATGTTTAAATACTACATCCAGCTTGCAGATGCTGTAACAGAAACTGATGGAGAAGTAATTGTAGCTACTCCTTATGCAGTTGAAAGTGCAATTCAGGCTGATATAGAATTAGCTCTTCTTGGAGTTGACAAATTGCATGATGACAGTGGTGCATTTTATGTAATTTCAACTATTACTAACACAACTGATGAAGAACTTGACCTTAAGAAGATAGGCGCAAAAGCTGTTCAGAACGGCAAAGAACTTGAGAAAATCCATGCTGGTGGATGGGATGTAAGAAATAAATTACAGCCTGGCGAATCAGACATGATCATCAGTTGCTTTGGAACAAATGAAGTTGGTGAAATTGAGTTTTCACTTCTTGATTCTTCTAATATGAACAGTGTAATTGCATCAGGAACATACACACCTGAGGAACTCTTCCAGAATTCAGAAGATTTCAATAACAATGTCTTTGATTCATCAGTATATATCGACAGATTTACACTTCTTGACACAATAGTTGGCAAGTTTGTAACTGATATGAAAGATGAAATGAGCAAATAATGAAAATAGGTAAAAAAACTATTCGAATTCTGTCAGCTGTTATTATTAGCAGTATTATGATGATTAGCGTGACTGGATGCAGTATTATTGATGCCGTATATGGTAACATTGATCTATTTATCAAAGATATTCTGGAAATCGATGAATATGACGATCATTTTGATGGCAACGATGATTACTCTTTTTCTAATGAAGAGAATGAATACAATAAGTCGCCTGTATCAGATATACCTGTATTTCAAAAGGATGAGTCTTACGCAGGACTCACAATTGATGATGTCAGTGCCGATCTTATTTCATGGCTATGTGCCACAAATGCCGTTCAATCCAAAATCAACGGCCTTGATGTTACAGTTATTGGCGGTATGCAACGAGATGATGAGAACCTTGACTGGCTTGCAGGGGGACTGGAAGCTGGATGGCATGTTACAGACAGAGAATCTCTTCTTGAGCAGTTAGATAAACTTACATGTTTTGATGGCATTGACTCAGATGATGGCTGGGATATGTCAAGAGCTGAGCAAATACTGGCTCAAGGTTATTGTCTTGGTTACCTTGAATTTGATGAATATCTGGAATATGCTATACCTCTTGGAAGGCTTATACAGAAACGCTTTTCTGACTGGGA
The sequence above is a segment of the Butyrivibrio proteoclasticus B316 genome. Coding sequences within it:
- a CDS encoding histidine phosphatase family protein, whose translation is MDHFYFVRHGETVWNVENKICGATDIELTERGHLQAIETGRKILDMGIHADIILTSPLVRAKETARHISEITGIPMEVEPRVIEQNFGIWESTPRDGKEFHEAKKDMACRFGTGESMLQMAQRIYNLLDDIKAGDKEVILVAHNGIVRIVESYFRDMNNEEFSSCGIQNCEIKKYIFTNP
- a CDS encoding iron-containing alcohol dehydrogenase codes for the protein MSRFTLPRDIYHGKGALEALKTLEGKRAIVCVGGSSMKKGGFLQKVEDYLKEAGMEVELFEGIEPDPSVETVMKGAEAMQKFQPDWIVAIGGGSPIDAAKAMWIKYEYPETTFEDMCKVFGLPKLRTKAHFCAIPSTSGTATEVTAFSIITDYQKGIKYPIADFEITPDVAIVDPELTHTMPIKLVAHTGMDAMTHAIEAYVSTANCDYTDGLAIHAIEMIQANLVKSYNGDMESRDAMHNAQCLAGMAFSNALLGIVHSMAHKTGAVFADKGAHIIHGAANAMYLPKVIAFNAKDETAKKRYGVIADYMHLGGSNDDEKVKLLIDYLRKMNDDLNIPHSINHYGADGLPADQGFVAEDVFLERLHDIAANAILDACTGSNPRQPSQEEMEKLLKCCYYDTEVDF
- a CDS encoding DUF5067 domain-containing protein → MKKIVASVLCGVMAISMLAGCGKDNAKAADTEAVAVETSSEATSDSAESVEQASLDDTQASEEASTNEEANKYDISVIARTADLGDDVLMLDFAFTNNSDEEMSLYRLYDKATQNGVELDETASTGINDLRKKDEVFYLSEKTLPGETKNLRIVYKLTDLNTPVVVEGKDGMFKYYIQLADAVTETDGEVIVATPYAVESAIQADIELALLGVDKLHDDSGAFYVISTITNTTDEELDLKKIGAKAVQNGKELEKIHAGGWDVRNKLQPGESDMIISCFGTNEVGEIEFSLLDSSNMNSVIASGTYTPEELFQNSEDFNNNVFDSSVYIDRFTLLDTIVGKFVTDMKDEMSK